The following proteins are encoded in a genomic region of Syntrophales bacterium:
- a CDS encoding branched-chain amino acid ABC transporter permease: MEIIVYGVINSVILSLTALGFTLVYSIARMPNFAHGALYITTGYLAWLFMNKFGSLPYPVAIVLAIGITAAIGAFMYRFILIRIRGMEISEIIATYAIGLAILEGLRWGGLRGMTFTLPPFIAGSMNIFGVSVDYQRLLIVAVGIIVFATLYLFTHFNRVGLALRGIAQDERAAMMLGIDSDMTAIISLALGSGLAGLAAVMLLPLGNIIVEVGYSVLIFAIAVSVIGGLGSWGGTILASFIIGFAQILTEAFLSSQYQMVVALLAIIITLLIKPSGIFGKQKELEERV, encoded by the coding sequence GTGGAAATAATTGTTTATGGAGTTATAAACAGTGTGATTCTCTCCTTGACGGCTCTGGGGTTTACCCTGGTGTACAGCATTGCCAGGATGCCCAATTTTGCGCACGGAGCCCTCTACATCACAACGGGATATTTGGCCTGGCTCTTTATGAACAAGTTTGGGTCGCTCCCTTATCCGGTGGCGATTGTGCTTGCCATCGGCATTACTGCCGCGATCGGGGCCTTTATGTATAGGTTTATCCTGATACGGATACGGGGAATGGAGATATCCGAGATTATCGCCACGTATGCGATAGGTCTGGCAATTCTTGAAGGACTGAGGTGGGGAGGGTTGAGAGGAATGACTTTCACCCTTCCCCCTTTTATCGCCGGTTCCATGAATATTTTCGGGGTGAGCGTCGATTACCAGCGACTGCTTATTGTTGCGGTGGGCATTATTGTCTTCGCTACCCTCTATCTTTTTACACATTTCAACAGGGTGGGGCTGGCCTTGCGGGGGATAGCCCAGGACGAGAGGGCAGCCATGATGCTCGGCATTGATTCGGATATGACGGCAATTATCTCGCTGGCATTAGGGTCGGGCTTGGCCGGTCTTGCGGCAGTAATGCTTCTGCCTCTGGGAAACATAATCGTGGAGGTCGGCTACAGTGTCCTGATTTTTGCGATTGCCGTGAGCGTAATCGGGGGATTGGGAAGCTGGGGCGGGACAATTCTCGCGTCCTTCATCATCGGTTTTGCGCAAATCCTTACGGAAGCCTTTCTCTCGTCGCAATACCAGATGGTAGTCGCCCTCCTGGCGATTATTATCACTTTGCTCATAAAGCCATCCGGGATATTCGGCAAGCAGAAAGAGCTCGAAGAAAGGGTCTAA